From the Saccharomycodes ludwigii strain NBRC 1722 chromosome I, whole genome shotgun sequence genome, one window contains:
- the UBP8 gene encoding ubiquitin-specific protease UBP8 (similar to Saccharomyces cerevisiae YMR223W | UBP8 | UBiquitin-specific processing Protease) yields MTCNHLDQVFTKPQLKANVLKNYSKIKNVLLNSNTPELKSYQYTFAFTCLDCQVIPPGKSFLCLQCSFVGCWNYNHFMNHYLKSKHFLGVNSLNGALYCFRCNTYVMDNEFVSHVDQLKDWDLILEKSFEPTNYELFTGLSGIHNMGSTCFMSSVIQSISHNPYIVKYFMDQSHICASHQSITSGSNVKVEKVDSSSCMSCTLYDIINDIYGYTMTVGSLGEYKELNSLDSKLQNKNIDHSFVKFLQCAWKVNNNFTGYTQQDAHEFWQFLLNQLHNDYTKHYGNNHKYNNSSKSFQRHICDCVSHRTFQGFLKSIIKCPHCSNDQVTIDPYMDLSLDISENKTTLYQCLESFHKKEILKDYQFNCNNCSKTSTSVSRKFTLMKIPPVLVIQFKRFRHTVNGKSEKLNNFIEFPAYLNLKDFCEVNSILGNKNNNNKINIIYELFSVISHDGSVDTGHYVSFCKVQNMEWYKFNDNMIQKVSQSDVLKERAYLLFYCIKNFG; encoded by the coding sequence atgaCCTGCAATCATTTAGACCAAGTTTTTACTAAACCACAATTAAAAgcaaatgttttaaaaaattattccaaaattaaaaatgtcCTTTTAAACTCAAATACTCCTGAGTTAAAAAGTTATCAGTATACATTTGCATTTACTTGCTTGGACTGCCAAGTAATACCGCCAGGGAAATCGTTTTTATGTTTACAATGCTCCTTCGTTGGTTGTTGGAACTACAATCACTTCATGAATCATTATCTTAAAAGTAAACATTTTTTAGGTGTCAATTCTTTAAACGGAGcattatattgttttagATGTAATACCTATGTTATGGATAATGAGTTTGTATCACATGTAGACCAACTAAAAGACTGGgatttaatattagaaaaGTCATTTGAACCAACCAATTATGAATTGTTCACTGGATTAAGTGGGATTCATAACATGGGTTCAACTTGTTTTATGAGCAGTGTTATTCAGTCTATATCACATAACCCTTATattgtaaaatattttatggATCAATCACATATATGCGCCAGTCATCAGTCGATAACCTCAGGTTCCAATGTAAAAGTTGAAAAGGTTGATTCTTCGTCCTGTATGTCTTGCACATTGTACGATATAATAAACGACATATATGGTTATACTATGACAGTGGGATCCTTGGGGGAATACAAGGAGCTTAACTCTTTGGATTCGAAattacaaaacaaaaatatagacCATTCgtttgtaaaatttttacaatGTGCTTGGAAAGTTAACAACAATTTTACAGGTTATACACAACAAGACGCTCACGAGTTTTGGCAGTTCTTGTTAAACCAATTACACAACGATTACACAAAACATTATGGAAATAATCACAAATACAATAACTCTTCTAAGAGTTTTCAAAGGCACATTTGTGATTGTGTTTCCCATAGAACTTTCCAGggatttttaaaaagcaTTATTAAATGTCCACATTGTTCAAATGATCAGGTTACAATCGATCCTTATATGGATTTATCCTTAGACATAtcagaaaataaaactacTTTGTATCAATGTTTAGAGAGCTTccataaaaaggaaatattaaaagattacCAATTCAACTGTAATAATTGTTCTAAAACTAGTACCAGTGTCAGCAGAAAATTTACTCTAATGAAAATACCTCCAGTTTTAGTTATTCAATTCAAAAGGTTTAGACACACGGTAAATGGGAAAAgtgaaaaattgaataattttatagAATTTCCCGCCTatctaaatttaaaagatttctGTGAAGTTAATTCCATTCTCGGTAAcaagaataataacaataaaataaacatcaTATATGAACTATTTTCCGTGATTAGCCATGATGGCTCCGTAGACACTGGGCATTATGTTTCATTCTGTAAGGTTCAAAACATGGAATGGTATAAgtttaatgataatatgaTTCAAAAAGTGTCGCAAAGTGATGTTTTGAAAGAAAGAgcatatttattattttactgCATTAAAAACTTTGGCTAA
- the FMP42 gene encoding Fmp42p (similar to Saccharomyces cerevisiae YMR221C | FMP42 | Found in Mitochondrial Proteome): MKKPSLPVIQIVCAVTWCLFAAGPIFGFAALKPILVSEGVYSDLCKTNSTISLNNDYAITKNMFTSGKFIPEKPCITQDLKLNMIFTIGAVVTNLCSLAVGFVLDHAGPRICGYVGVCFLTIGSFILQFSKKIQLFDPYLTGYIGLAIGGPFVFISTFQLANSIPKHSGSILALITGSFDTSSALFLFYRLYYQNVNPNCGLKTFFSWYLLVPTFILLCQLFIMPKDSYKTIGNIHKLEIEGLNESGFIPQEVIDTTQDGDERASLIRANSQGLDPVKSTHSGRRKSVVELAVENKLKSKTNGIFGVLHNYTAMQQLKTPWYFLMQGFTIICMLRINYFVATIRSQEEFLLGSYEEALRLNGIFDVALPLGGVIAIPFIGIILDHMATLSVLVLVTCISVIIGILGLIPHSFTANLIGILILVAYRPFYYTVVSDYCAKVFGFETFGTVYGLLMTIAGLLNLLQSVFDRWTHSVFKMNPTPINSILVLITILFGGSLFFYIKLQLKKISQDNEASPSSSTHGLSETTYGSV, encoded by the coding sequence ATGAAGAAACCTAGTTTACCAGTTATTCAAATTGTATGTGCTGTAACATGGTGTCTATTCGCAGCAGGCCCTATTTTCGGCTTTGCTGCCTTAAAGCCCATTTTAGTAAGTGAAGGTGTTTATTCAGACTTGTGTAAAACAAATTCTACCATTAGTCTAAATAATGATTACGCTATTACCAAGAATATGTTTACTTCGGGAAAATTTATTCCTGAAAAACCGTGCATTACTcaagatttaaaattgaatatgATCTTCACCATTGGGGCGGTAGTAACCAACCTATGTTCCCTTGCAGTCGGCTTTGTTTTAGATCATGCTGGTCCAAGAATCTGTGGGTATGTTGGTGTATGTTTCCTTACTATCGGTTCATTTATCCTtcaattttctaaaaaaatacaattatTTGACCCTTATTTGACTGGTTATATTGGATTAGCCATTGGTGGaccatttgtttttatttccactTTTCAATTGGCCAATAGTATCCCTAAACATAGTGGGAGCATTTTGGCTTTGATAACCGGTTCATTTGATACGTCAAGTgccttatttttattttacagattatattatcaaaatgTTAATCCTAATTGTGGTTTAAAGACTTTTTTTAGTTGGTATTTACTCGTTCCAACATTCATTTTATTGTGtcaactttttattatgcCCAAGGATTCCTATAAAACAATTGGTAATATCCATAAATTGGAAATTGAAGGTTTAAATGAAAGCGGGTTTATTCCACAGGAGGTCATCGACACTACTCAAGATGGGGATGAAAGGGCATCCTTAATCCGTGCTAATTCTCAAGGATTGGATCCTGTTAAATCTACACATAGTGGCCGCAGAAAATCTGTTGTTGAATTAGCCGTTGAAAACAAATTGAAATCAAAGACTAATGGCATTTTTGGTGTTCTACATAACTATACTGCTATGCAGCAATTAAAAACTCCATGGTATTTCTTAATGCAAGGTTTTACCATTATTTGCATGTTAAGAATTAACTATTTTGTTGCTACAATTAGATCACAGGAAGAATTTTTGCTAGGAAGTTATGAAGAAGCCTTAAGATTGAATGGTATTTTTGATGTAGCTTTGCCATTGGGTGGTGTAATTGCCATTCCATTTATTGGTATCATATTAGATCATATGGCTACTTTGTCTGTTTTAGTTCTAGTAACCTGTATTTCTGTAATCATTGGTATTTTGGGATTGATCCCACATTCCTTCACTGCTAATTTAATTGGTATTTTAATTCTAGTTGCTTATAGACCATTCTATTACACCGTTGTTTCTGATTACTGTGCGAAGGTTTTCGGGTTTGAAACTTTTGGTACTGTTTATGGTTTATTAATGACAATAGCTGGTTTGTTAAACCTATTACAAAGTGTCTTTGATAGATGGACCCACTCTGTATTTAAGATGAACCCAACCCCGATCAATAGTATTTTAGTTTTGATAACTATATTGTTTGGTGgctcattatttttttacattaAGTTGcaattgaagaaaattaGCCAGGATAATGAAGCATCTCCAAGTAGCAGTACTCATGGCTTATCAGAAACAACATACGGTTCtgtatga
- the PLP2 gene encoding Plp2p (similar to Saccharomyces cerevisiae YOR281C | PLP2 | Phosducin-Like Protein), which produces MQNANNEPMFQVTVDEAEDTEWNDILRAKGIIPEREPSPTQQLEEALEEALKKQHENRLEDKDLSDLEALEDDEDEDFLNFYKQKRIAQLKKMQEKSKFGEVFHINKPEYNDEITLASSKDESLYVLVHLSLTSKLQSRLLSNIFEIASKKYPELKFVEISANRAIENYPESNCPTLLIYHKGDVIKNLVTLLELGGNDTRLEDFESLMVKVGCVDEKDPRLLINQEDDERREEKHLKFANKKVIRSGNNSKLNLGIGKDDEDDFFD; this is translated from the coding sequence ATGCAAAACGCTAACAATGAACCCATGTTTCAAGTCACTGTTGATGAAGCAGAAGATACTGAATGGAATGATATTTTAAGGGCAAAGGGTATTATACCAGAAAGAGAACCTTCACCAACCCAACAATTAGAAGAGGCCTTGGAGGAGgccttaaaaaaacaacatgAGAATAGACTAGAAGATAAAGATTTAAGTGATTTGGAGGCActtgaagatgatgaagatgaagattttttaaatttttataaacaaaaaagaattgcccaactaaaaaaaatgcaagaGAAATCCAAATTTGGGGAAGTTTTCCATATAAACAAGCCTGAATATAACGATGAAATTACTTTGGCCAGTAGCAAAGACGAAAGTTTGTACGTTTTGGTTCATTTATCATTAACCAGCAAGTTACAAAGTAGACTATtaagtaatatttttgaaattgcCAGTAAAAAGTATCCTGAATTAAAGTTTGTCGAGATCTCGGCTAATAGAgcaattgaaaattatCCTGAATCTAACTGTCCAACCTTATTAATATATCATAAAGGCGATGTTATCAAGAACCTAGTAACGCTATTAGAATTAGGGGGAAATGACACACGTTTAGAAGATTTTGAAAGTTTAATGGTTAAAGTTGGTTGTGTAGATGAAAAGGATCCTAGATTGCTTATTAACcaagaagatgatgaacgaagagaagaaaaacatttgaaatttgctaataaaaaagttataagGTCaggtaataatagtaaattAAATCTAGGTATTGGAAAAgatgatgaggatgatttttttgattaa
- the FSH3 gene encoding putative serine hydrolase (similar to Saccharomyces cerevisiae YOR280C | FSH3 | Family of Serine Hydrolases): MSTVSNSTIAPKKKKILMLHGHAQSDKVFSSKTGGLRKTLNKLGYELYYPCAPTEIVPCDFPENLDIASTFNTTSGTNMYTWLLRDPITQYEQIPEITKDYLYNYILENGPFHGIIGFSQGSGYGGLLSTNINELLNLTELEQSPLNFFVNFSGYRMKTPELQKYYSNDILNIPSLHVLGELDSVVEESRVMSLYDACPEDKRTLLKHPGGHFVPNSKSFVTKVANWLQVVDGGISEQQKEIINKDETSTSNETSNKPMLDDDLLDIIDGLGKI; the protein is encoded by the coding sequence ATGTCAACTGTATCCAATTCTACAATTGctccaaaaaagaaaaaaattttaatgcTACATGGACATGCTCAAAGtgataaagttttttcaTCTAAAACAGGTGGATTAAGGaaaactttaaataaattgggtTATGAATTATATTATCCATGTGCACCAACTGAAATCGTTCCATGTGATTTCCCAGAAAATTTGGACATTGCTTCTACTTTTAATACTACCTCGGGTACTAATATGTATACTTGGCTACTCAGAGATCCAATAACACAATACGAACAAATTCCAGAGATCACAAAAgactatttatataattacaTTTTGGAAAACGGCCCTTTTCATGGTATAATTGGTTTCAGTCAAGGTTCAGGATATGGTGGCTTACTAAGTACTAATATAAACGAATTATTAAACTTGACTGAACTAGAGCAATCACCTTTAAACTTTTTCGTAAATTTTAGTGGATATCGAATGAAAACACCTGAGTTACAAAAGTATTATTCCAATGATATTCTAAATATCCCTTCATTACATGTCTTGGGTGAGTTAGATAGTGTTGTTGAAGAAAGTCGTGTCATGTCATTATATGATGCTTGTCCAGAAGATAAAAGAACTTTGCTAAAACACCCAGGCGGTCATTTTGTTCCTAATTCTAAATCCTTTGTTACTAAAGTGGCTAATTGGTTACAAGTTGTTGATGGTGGAATATCCGAACaacaaaaggaaattattaataaagatgaaaCTTCAACAAGCAATGAAACTTCAAATAAACCCATGCTAGACgatgatttattagatATCATCGATGGTCTCGGTaagatttaa
- the MRE11 gene encoding MRX complex nuclease subunit (similar to Saccharomyces cerevisiae YMR224C | MRE11 | Meiotic REcombination): protein MNKDEIESLGTYPDENTLRILITTDNHVGYNETDPIVGDDSWKTFDEILAFAKRYNVDMILQSGDLFHVNKPSKKALYHVMKSLRVNCFGDKPCELELLSDPSLVFLDDQFNDVNYEDPNLNVAIPLFSISGNHDDASGEDLLCAMDILHVSGLVNHFGKTYQNDNIELNPLLFQKGDTKIALYGLNSIRDERLFRTFKDGHVKFNVPTLRQDEWFNILCVHQNHTGHTNTAFLPEQFLPDFLDLVIWGHEHECIPNFIHNPSKNFDVLQPGSSVATSLCDAESKPKFIFILEIKPDKTTKLIPIPLKTTRPFIMRDISLNNVPNLKPMDKVGISKFLTTKVEEMIAEANDESKEYLLQQDLTEEEISEKLIPLPLIRLRVDYSHNSSVSFLVENPRRFSNKFVGKLANPNNVVQFYKKKREQMGGRSKINKSKSDLDFENLVNGTVPEDIGIETLVNSLLNNTKLSLLPEIGMHDAIKKFVDKDEKNALKSFIETEVENEVKVLSKNKDFLQTDNIDDLKKLLRQVKVSIPSTNIKASSDTILDKSLPTALKEMNGSDIRDSIITKGKQIETIHFDDDRNKGAKTRRSITDANSLVENCASKKENLPSGSLLSSYTANDLVLMSSNDAENEDYISSKPKLLLEEDTTIKEHTVTKKDATGLIGADISTAHITVDDDEDLFLYSETMPSAVNSQDIILSDGDNDLHATRSINLKNKNIITNNTTLKTANTITAKISNSRKKNIRNTQNSNIRSSQTPKTDILQSLLAKRRK from the coding sequence ATGAATAAAGATGAAATTGAATCATTAGGTACTTATCCTGATGAAAACACACTAAGAATATTGATCACAACAGATAATCATGTTGGTTATAATGAAACAGATCCTATAGTCGGCGATGATTCATGGAAAACTTTCGATGAAATTTTAGCATTTGCTAAACGTTACAATGTAGATATGATTTTACAATCTGGTGATTTATTCCATGTAAACAAGCCTTCTAAAAAAGCCTTATATCATGTTATGAAATCGCTGAGAGTAAATTGTTTCGGCGATAAACCTTGTgaattagaattattaagCGACCCTTCATTAGTTTTTCTAGACGACCAATTTAATGATGTAAATTATGAAGACCCCAACTTAAACGTAGCAATTCCGCTTTTCAGTATTAGTGGGAACCATGATGATGCATCAGGGGAAGATTTGTTATGTGCAATGGATATCTTACACGTTAGTGGACTAGTTAACCATTTTGGAAAAACTTACCAAAATGACAACATTGAATTAAACCCATTGTTATTTCAAAAGGGCGACACCAAAATTGCTCTTTATGGTTTAAATTCCATAAGAGATGAGAGGTTATTTAGAACCTTCAAAGATGGACACGTGAAATTCAATGTTCCAACTTTAAGACAAGACGAAtggtttaatattttatgcGTCCATCAAAATCATACAGGCCACACAAATACTGCGTTTCTACCAGAACAATTTTTGCCTGattttttagatttagTAATATGGGGCCATGAGCATGAATGTATCCCCAATTTTATACACAATCCAAGTAAGAATTTCGATGTTTTACAGCCAGGCTCATCAGTAGCAACGTCTCTGTGTGATGCTGAATCAAAAcctaaatttattttcattttagaAATCAAACCAGATAAAACCACCAAATTGATACCTATCCCCTTGAAGACCACCAGACCATTTATTATGCGAGATATTTCCTTAAATAATGTTCCGAATTTGAAACCAATGGATAAAGTTGGTATAAGTAAATTTCTAACTACAAAAGTTGAAGAGATGATTGCTGAAGCAAATGATGAAAGCAAAGAATATCTGTTGCAACAAGATTTAACTGAAGAGGAAATAAGTGAGAAACTGATACCATTACCCTTAATTAGATTAAGAGTTGATTATAGCCATAATTCAAGTGTTTCCTTTTTGGTGGAAAATCCAAGAAGATTTAGCAATAAATTTGTTGGGAAATTGGCTAATCCTAATAATGttgttcaattttataaaaaaaagagagaacAGATGGGCGGTAGATCAAAGATAAATAAGTCAAAGTCGGATTTGGACTTTGAAAATTTAGTTAACGGAACTGTACCAGAAGATATTGGAATTGAGACTTTAGTCAATAGCCTATTAAACAATACTAAACTATCTCTTTTACCGGAAATTGGCATGCATGATGCaattaaaaagtttgttgataaagatgaaaaaaatgctTTGAAATCATTTATTGAAACTGAAGTAGAAAATGAAGTCAAAGTTTTGAGCAAGAATAAGGATTTTTTACAAACAGATAATATAGACgatctaaaaaaattactacGACAGGTTAAAGTAAGCATCCCTTCCACAAATATTAAGGCCTCCTCTGACACTATCTTAGACAAAAGCTTACCAACTGCATTGAAGGAAATGAATGGATCTGATATTCGCGATTCTATTATCACCAAAGGAAAGCAGATTGAGACTATCCACTTTGACGACGATAGAAACAAGGGAGCAAAAACTAGACGTTCAATTACTGATGCCAACAGTCTTGTTGAAAATTGTGCTAGCAAGAAGGAAAATTTGCCATCTGGATCTTTGCTTTCATCGTATACTGCCAATGATTTAGTATTGATGAGTTCAAATGACGCAGAAAATGAGGATTATATTTCATCTAAACCAAAACTCCTTCTCGAAGAAGATACTACCATAAAAGAACATACTGTTACTAAAAAGGATGCTACTGGACTAATCGGTGCTGATATTTCAACGGCTCATATTACTGTTGATGATGACGaagatttgtttttgtataGTGAAACAATGCCGTCAGCTGTAAACTCCCAAGACATTATACTCAGTGATGGAGATAATGATCTACACGCTACTAGATCAATtaacttaaaaaataagaatataattaccaataatactacTTTAAAGACGGCAAATACGATTACCGCAAAAATTAGTAATAGTaggaagaaaaatataaggAACACtcaaaattcaaatattcGAAGTTCACAAACACCAAAAACAGACATTTTACAGAGTTTATTAGCTAAGAGACGTAAATAG